The Candidatus Eremiobacterota bacterium genome has a window encoding:
- a CDS encoding choloylglycine hydrolase family protein, translating to MVRNLSFFHILLLVCALLIATQGEASACTGISVKLADGTCVHGRTLEFGVEVICSIAFVPRAFEFAGSVPGGGPGMKYKAKYASLGSINYGNLAIMDGINEKGLSVGAFYFSTCAEYAPLTEKNRASALSPVDFPNWILTQFATIDEVRSAIEQGKVAVVPTPVNGWGPAAPPLHYIVYDKAGKSIVIEPVGGKLRIFENPLGVITNSPGFDYMITNLRNYIHLSTVNVASLTMGGLTLLPCGQGTGMVGLPGDYTPPSRFVRAAFFSANAVPVKDVTEGIFQVFHILNNFDIPRGITSSTDGGTVYYDYTQATVARDPRNLRYYLRMYGDQTIRMADLKKFDLDSARALTVSTMEFRQSVVDITPELKPVK from the coding sequence ATGGTCAGGAATCTTTCATTTTTTCATATCCTTTTGCTTGTCTGTGCCTTATTGATCGCCACACAGGGGGAAGCATCGGCCTGCACGGGCATCTCGGTCAAGCTCGCCGACGGCACCTGTGTCCACGGGAGAACGCTGGAGTTCGGCGTTGAAGTGATATGCTCAATTGCCTTTGTCCCGCGCGCCTTTGAATTTGCCGGCTCTGTGCCCGGCGGCGGCCCGGGGATGAAATACAAGGCGAAATATGCCTCACTTGGCTCCATTAACTATGGCAACCTCGCCATAATGGACGGCATCAATGAAAAAGGCCTCTCCGTCGGAGCATTTTATTTCAGCACCTGCGCGGAATATGCGCCGCTCACAGAAAAAAACAGGGCATCGGCCCTGTCGCCCGTTGATTTCCCCAACTGGATACTGACTCAGTTTGCCACCATTGATGAAGTCCGCTCAGCCATTGAGCAGGGGAAGGTCGCCGTAGTTCCCACGCCGGTGAACGGCTGGGGGCCCGCCGCGCCGCCCCTGCATTATATCGTGTACGACAAGGCGGGAAAAAGCATCGTGATTGAGCCAGTCGGAGGGAAGCTCAGGATATTTGAAAATCCCCTTGGCGTCATCACCAATTCGCCCGGTTTTGACTATATGATCACCAACCTGAGGAATTATATCCACCTGAGCACTGTCAACGTGGCCTCCCTGACTATGGGCGGCCTCACCCTCCTTCCTTGCGGCCAGGGAACGGGCATGGTCGGCCTTCCCGGCGATTACACCCCTCCGTCAAGATTTGTAAGGGCGGCCTTCTTTTCCGCGAACGCGGTCCCGGTGAAAGACGTGACGGAAGGTATCTTCCAGGTGTTCCATATTCTCAACAATTTTGACATTCCCCGCGGGATAACAAGCTCGACCGACGGAGGCACCGTCTATTATGATTACACCCAGGCCACCGTGGCAAGGGATCCCCGGAATCTCCGTTATTATTTAAGGATGTACGGCGACCAGACAATAAGAATGGCAGATCTGAAGAAATTTGATCTTGATTCTGCCAGGGCCCTGACGGTGAGCACTATGGAATTCAGGCAGTCTGTCGTAGACATCACTCCGGAGCTGAAACCCGTGAAATGA
- a CDS encoding TMEM175 family protein: MSDEDKREKNYWLTTTRLESLADNVFAFAMTLLVLNLVLPDVPRECTFAAIVAMFQNLWPHLNAFAMSFIVLAIFWMLHHKQFFLINRVDGVILWNNVFIMMFVVLVPFATQFSAKHDGVQAAELVLDANLFILGVLFFINWWYATYNHRLVDPGLDSKTIRRGLMKTLFMPGLALIAMGLSFFHASLSSTIYIFLPLILYDFLKS; the protein is encoded by the coding sequence ATGAGCGATGAGGACAAGCGAGAAAAAAACTACTGGCTCACCACGACGCGCCTGGAGTCACTGGCGGACAATGTCTTTGCCTTCGCCATGACGCTTCTTGTCTTGAACCTTGTGCTTCCCGATGTTCCCCGGGAATGCACTTTTGCAGCAATCGTCGCCATGTTTCAGAACCTATGGCCCCACCTGAACGCCTTTGCCATGAGCTTTATCGTGCTTGCCATCTTCTGGATGCTTCATCACAAGCAATTTTTTTTAATAAACCGCGTTGACGGGGTGATTCTCTGGAACAATGTCTTCATCATGATGTTCGTAGTTCTTGTTCCTTTTGCCACTCAATTCTCGGCCAAGCACGACGGGGTGCAGGCCGCGGAGCTTGTCCTGGATGCAAACCTGTTTATTCTTGGCGTTCTCTTTTTCATAAACTGGTGGTATGCGACATACAATCACCGCCTTGTTGATCCCGGGCTTGACAGCAAAACAATACGGCGGGGTCTGATGAAGACCTTATTCATGCCGGGCCTTGCGCTCATTGCAATGGGGCTCTCATTCTTCCATGCCTCCCTGAGCAGCACCATCTATATATTTCTCCCCCTCATCCTTTACGATTTTTTGAAGTCGTAG
- a CDS encoding TIGR03915 family putative DNA repair protein, with translation MAIYLYDGSFPGLLTALELSFSGGPLPEAITKEAALQLDLFSTPQEIATDERLARKMAARIREAISPCAFRNILYAYLSEERGMEMKILSYLGKGWQWGSALDSAHHDEEVKTLHMMVNRVKLESHRMKGFLRFQRAGGALLYAPIEPDHFILPLVAPHFAKRFSRGEWAIHDRRRQKAALCRDSRWEIVEVLEESIPAADKEEKAIKALWKTFFESLAIETRENPRLQRRMMPGRYWKYLPECGASTTSKNRKG, from the coding sequence ATGGCCATCTATCTTTACGACGGCTCATTTCCCGGCCTGCTGACGGCTCTTGAGCTTTCCTTTTCCGGCGGCCCGCTTCCTGAGGCAATCACGAAAGAGGCCGCCCTGCAGCTCGATCTTTTCTCCACGCCGCAGGAGATAGCGACCGATGAAAGGCTCGCGCGGAAAATGGCCGCGAGGATCAGGGAGGCCATATCGCCATGTGCCTTCCGGAACATACTCTATGCATACCTTTCAGAAGAGCGCGGGATGGAGATGAAAATACTGTCGTACCTCGGTAAGGGGTGGCAATGGGGCAGCGCCCTTGACAGCGCCCATCACGATGAGGAGGTGAAGACCCTTCATATGATGGTGAACCGCGTAAAACTTGAAAGCCACCGTATGAAAGGCTTCCTGCGCTTTCAAAGGGCCGGCGGAGCCCTGCTTTATGCCCCCATAGAGCCTGATCACTTCATCCTTCCCCTTGTCGCCCCTCACTTCGCAAAGCGCTTTTCCCGGGGGGAGTGGGCCATCCACGACAGGAGAAGGCAGAAAGCCGCCCTCTGCAGGGACTCCCGGTGGGAGATTGTGGAAGTGCTGGAAGAATCAATCCCTGCCGCGGACAAGGAGGAAAAAGCCATCAAGGCTCTCTGGAAGACTTTCTTTGAAAGCCTCGCCATAGAGACGAGAGAGAATCCCAGGCTCCAGAGGCGCATGATGCCGGGGAGATACTGGAAGTATCTCCCCGAGTGCGGGGCTTCTACGACTTCAAAAAATCGTAAAGGATGA
- a CDS encoding putative DNA modification/repair radical SAM protein: protein MVSFADIQAKLTVLSGAAKYDVSCVSSGSRRRGVKGGVGSTAPSGICHSFTSDGRCVSLLKILFTNDCIFDCSYCVNRRSNDVPRASFTEGEVAALTMEFYHRNYIEGLFLSSAITRSPDYTMERLVRTVKDLRLKERFNGYIHLKALPGASKSLIIEAGSYVDRLSANIELPSRESLKLLAPQKSGEGILSVMKSMGAEITRYREEKEKSRKAPPFIPAGQSTQLIVGASPESDSTILRLSEFLYRRFSLKRVFYSAYIPVNESPHLPAPVEPPLLREHRLYQADWLLRFYGFASAELFGEQCRNLDERWDPKTGWALAHPEFFPLEVNSAPYEALVRVPGIGTLSAKRIIAARKLHSLSLEDLARIGVVMKRARFFVMAAGKYWEKIPSDISRLQDILTAPKAVRKTDRPPGGYEQLPLFPEYERQKAGYLAAVTGEF, encoded by the coding sequence ATGGTTTCTTTCGCAGACATCCAGGCAAAGCTCACCGTGCTCTCGGGCGCGGCAAAATACGATGTATCCTGCGTGTCAAGCGGCAGCAGGAGACGTGGGGTAAAAGGCGGCGTTGGCAGCACCGCCCCAAGCGGCATCTGCCACAGCTTCACTTCTGACGGGCGCTGTGTGTCGCTCTTGAAGATCCTGTTCACCAACGACTGCATCTTTGACTGCAGCTACTGCGTCAACAGGCGCTCCAACGACGTGCCCCGCGCCTCCTTCACCGAGGGTGAGGTGGCAGCCCTCACCATGGAGTTTTACCATAGAAACTATATTGAGGGGCTCTTCCTCTCATCTGCCATCACCCGCTCACCCGACTACACCATGGAGCGCCTCGTGAGGACCGTGAAAGACCTCAGGCTCAAAGAGCGCTTTAACGGCTATATCCACCTTAAAGCCCTTCCCGGAGCCTCGAAAAGCCTCATCATTGAGGCCGGCAGCTACGTGGACCGGCTGAGCGCCAATATCGAGCTCCCTTCCCGGGAGTCCCTGAAGCTCCTCGCGCCGCAGAAAAGCGGTGAAGGGATCCTCTCGGTAATGAAGTCCATGGGAGCAGAGATCACCAGGTACAGGGAGGAGAAGGAAAAATCCAGGAAAGCGCCGCCATTCATCCCCGCGGGACAGAGCACGCAGCTCATCGTGGGGGCCTCCCCCGAGAGCGACTCCACGATTCTCAGGCTCTCGGAGTTCCTCTACCGCAGGTTCAGCCTCAAGCGGGTCTTTTACTCGGCCTATATCCCGGTGAATGAAAGCCCGCACCTGCCCGCTCCCGTCGAGCCCCCCCTTCTCCGTGAGCACCGCCTCTACCAGGCCGACTGGCTGCTTCGCTTCTACGGCTTCGCTTCTGCCGAGCTCTTCGGTGAACAATGCAGGAACCTTGACGAGCGGTGGGACCCCAAGACAGGGTGGGCCCTGGCTCACCCCGAGTTCTTCCCGCTGGAAGTGAACAGCGCGCCCTACGAAGCCCTGGTTCGCGTGCCCGGCATAGGAACCTTGAGCGCGAAAAGAATCATCGCCGCCCGGAAACTCCACTCCCTCTCCCTTGAGGACCTCGCGCGGATAGGCGTGGTAATGAAAAGGGCCCGCTTCTTCGTCATGGCAGCCGGAAAATACTGGGAAAAGATCCCTTCGGATATCTCACGGCTTCAAGATATACTCACGGCACCAAAGGCTGTGCGTAAAACAGATCGCCCCCCGGGGGGCTATGAGCAGCTCCCTCTCTTCCCTGAATATGAAAGGCAAAAAGCGGGGTACCTTGCCGCAGTGACGGGAGAGTTCTGA
- a CDS encoding clostripain-related cysteine peptidase translates to MNIQPTPMQSGIKNGQSLPGSHAAGTAGAAGDKKWTVLLYSGGDNNLDYDCIQDVIDLEKVGSDKNTNVLVQIDRGENPSEISGGWKGCRRFLIGKDNNPSAIDSPVLEDLGQVNMADPKVLTDSIVWAAKSYPSEHFFLIMADHGGGWPGAMEDDSHKGWMKTGEIRSAIEEAEKQVGKKIDIVGFDACLMASSEVGYELRDCADFMIASEETEGVDGWPYINIFSGKILKSLQRALTAKLDISPDEVAKKVVKEAEGYPDTLPTLSAIELSKMSALARATDRFAEKLIATDTPPETIRSMISSTETFEGFKDQYDFAERIAGNPGVKDEALRQAAREMMNSVRDAVIAEQHAKERTGAHGLHIELPDGSSAPPGDDYKELGLSKDTKWDEALMKLSRQASENK, encoded by the coding sequence ATGAACATTCAGCCGACACCCATGCAGTCAGGCATAAAGAACGGCCAGTCGCTCCCTGGCAGCCACGCAGCGGGGACTGCCGGAGCAGCGGGAGATAAGAAATGGACCGTGCTCCTGTACTCGGGAGGCGACAACAACCTGGATTACGATTGCATCCAGGATGTAATTGATCTTGAGAAAGTAGGCTCTGACAAAAACACCAACGTGCTGGTGCAGATAGACAGGGGCGAGAATCCTTCGGAAATCAGCGGCGGGTGGAAGGGATGCCGCCGCTTCCTCATCGGGAAGGATAACAACCCCTCGGCAATCGACTCCCCTGTCCTCGAGGACCTCGGGCAGGTCAACATGGCGGACCCGAAAGTGCTCACTGACTCCATAGTATGGGCTGCGAAGAGCTATCCCTCGGAGCACTTCTTCCTCATCATGGCTGATCATGGCGGCGGGTGGCCGGGGGCGATGGAGGACGATTCCCACAAGGGATGGATGAAGACCGGCGAGATAAGATCCGCTATTGAAGAGGCGGAGAAGCAGGTCGGGAAAAAGATTGACATAGTCGGCTTTGACGCATGCCTGATGGCTTCTTCAGAGGTCGGCTACGAGCTCAGGGACTGCGCCGATTTCATGATTGCCTCCGAAGAAACTGAAGGTGTCGATGGATGGCCCTATATCAATATATTCTCCGGGAAGATCCTGAAGAGCCTCCAGAGGGCCCTGACGGCCAAGCTGGATATCTCTCCTGATGAAGTGGCAAAAAAGGTGGTAAAAGAAGCAGAAGGGTATCCCGATACTCTGCCTACCCTCTCCGCCATCGAGCTTTCAAAAATGAGCGCTCTTGCGCGGGCAACTGACCGCTTCGCAGAGAAGCTTATTGCCACTGATACGCCTCCTGAGACGATAAGAAGCATGATAAGCTCCACCGAGACCTTTGAGGGCTTTAAGGACCAGTATGATTTTGCAGAAAGGATCGCGGGAAATCCCGGGGTGAAAGATGAGGCGCTCAGGCAGGCCGCCCGTGAAATGATGAATTCTGTCAGGGATGCGGTGATCGCTGAACAGCATGCAAAGGAGAGAACTGGAGCCCATGGCCTTCACATTGAGCTCCCCGACGGGAGCAGTGCCCCCCCCGGAGACGACTACAAGGAACTGGGCCTGTCGAAGGATACGAAATGGGATGAAGCGCTGATGAAACTGAGCCGGCAGGCTTCTGAAAA